In Streptomyces sp. TS71-3, the following proteins share a genomic window:
- a CDS encoding trypsin-like serine protease, which translates to MMKWFTSWQRPMALVAILLAVFAVQVPAHAQDTGPQPGPSVVGGTRAAQGEFPFVVRLSMGCGGALYSPDLVLTAAHCVSRTGANTSITATLGQVDLQSSSAIKVKSNYVYQAPGYNGAGKDWALIRLAQRVTTLPTLPIAHSTAYDKGTFTIVGWGSATENGPQQRYLLKATVPFVDDTTCNNAYSGDLVPSDEICAGYLSTGGVDTCQGDSGGPMFRADAGGEWVEVGIVSWGNGCAEPGYPGVYSQVSTFASAIDAAAQSLGG; encoded by the coding sequence ATGATGAAGTGGTTCACCTCGTGGCAGAGACCGATGGCCCTCGTGGCCATCCTCCTCGCCGTGTTCGCGGTGCAGGTGCCCGCCCACGCGCAGGACACCGGCCCCCAGCCCGGCCCCTCCGTGGTCGGCGGCACGCGGGCGGCACAGGGCGAGTTCCCGTTCGTGGTGCGCCTGTCGATGGGCTGCGGCGGCGCGCTGTACTCCCCCGACCTGGTGCTGACCGCCGCGCACTGCGTCAGCAGGACCGGCGCCAACACCAGCATCACCGCCACGCTGGGCCAGGTCGACCTGCAGAGCTCCAGCGCGATCAAGGTCAAGTCGAACTACGTGTACCAGGCGCCCGGTTACAACGGCGCCGGCAAGGACTGGGCGCTCATACGCCTGGCGCAGCGCGTCACCACTCTGCCGACCCTGCCGATAGCCCACAGCACCGCCTACGACAAGGGGACGTTCACCATCGTCGGCTGGGGCTCGGCCACCGAGAACGGACCCCAGCAGCGCTACCTCCTCAAGGCCACCGTGCCGTTCGTCGACGACACCACCTGCAACAACGCCTACTCCGGTGACCTGGTGCCCAGCGACGAGATCTGCGCCGGTTACCTGTCGACCGGCGGCGTGGACACCTGCCAGGGCGACTCGGGCGGCCCGATGTTCCGCGCCGACGCGGGCGGCGAGTGGGTCGAGGTCGGGATAGTGAGCTGGGGCAACGGCTGCGCGGAGCCGGGCTACCCCGGCGTCTACAGCCAGGTGAGCACCTTCGCGTCCGCCATCGACGCGGCCGCCCAGTCGCTGGGCGGCTGA
- a CDS encoding VOC family protein: MACRISELVIDAADHERLAAFWSDVLGYVELGREDDGSIEIGPPGAGFGGPQPTLVLSPSSDPRPGKLRLHIDVNATDRDQDAELERLLALGARPADIGQTGTESWHVLLDPEGNEFCLLRPRLQPL, encoded by the coding sequence ATGGCATGCCGCATCAGTGAGCTGGTCATCGACGCCGCCGACCACGAGCGGCTCGCCGCGTTCTGGAGCGATGTCCTCGGCTACGTCGAGCTCGGCCGGGAGGACGACGGAAGCATCGAGATCGGGCCCCCCGGCGCCGGCTTCGGCGGCCCGCAGCCCACCCTCGTCCTCAGCCCGAGCAGCGACCCGCGGCCCGGGAAGCTCCGGCTGCACATCGACGTCAACGCCACCGACCGCGACCAGGACGCCGAGCTGGAACGGCTGCTCGCGCTCGGCGCCAGGCCGGCCGACATCGGCCAGACGGGCACCGAGAGCTGGCACGTCCTGCTCGACCCGGAGGGCAACGAGTTCTGCCTCCTGCGCCCCCGGCTCCAGCCCCTCTGA
- a CDS encoding alpha/beta hydrolase, protein MTGMTGPGHATGAEAGGQDATVESGTLDVTVERDITYATVDGTELRLDVYRPAEPGSPVVLYAHGGGWTRGGRGTDGATRLAPLAAHGVTVVSADYRLAPGAAFPQQVYDLKGAVRWLRANGARLGLATGRLGVWGASAGAYLGSLLALSAGEDALEGAVGGNLGQSSAVQAVVHWFGQTDLVASASRSEVEARLLPFHFEADLLGTADPAELAERARGFGLPARVSPGAPPFLIAHGDRDRLVPPSQGLALHDALVRTGARSRFELLGGAGHEDAEFDSPATLAYTAAWLRAVLRAGASPGRD, encoded by the coding sequence ATGACCGGCATGACGGGCCCGGGGCACGCCACCGGCGCCGAGGCCGGAGGGCAGGACGCCACCGTCGAGAGCGGAACGCTGGACGTCACCGTCGAGCGGGACATCACCTACGCGACCGTGGACGGGACCGAGCTCCGTCTCGACGTCTACCGTCCGGCCGAGCCGGGCTCGCCGGTCGTCCTGTACGCGCACGGTGGCGGTTGGACCAGAGGCGGCAGGGGCACCGACGGCGCCACACGGCTGGCGCCGCTCGCCGCGCACGGCGTCACCGTCGTCTCGGCCGACTACCGCCTGGCGCCGGGGGCCGCCTTCCCGCAGCAGGTGTACGACCTCAAGGGAGCGGTGCGCTGGCTGCGCGCGAACGGGGCGCGGCTCGGGCTCGCCACCGGGCGGCTCGGCGTCTGGGGCGCCTCCGCGGGGGCCTACCTGGGCTCGCTGCTGGCGCTGTCCGCGGGGGAGGACGCGCTGGAGGGCGCGGTCGGGGGCAACCTCGGGCAGTCCAGCGCCGTGCAGGCCGTGGTGCACTGGTTCGGCCAGACGGACCTGGTGGCGTCGGCTTCGCGCAGCGAGGTGGAGGCGCGGCTGCTGCCCTTCCACTTCGAGGCTGACCTGCTGGGGACCGCCGATCCGGCGGAGCTGGCCGAGCGTGCCCGGGGCTTCGGCCTGCCGGCGCGGGTCTCGCCGGGGGCTCCGCCGTTCCTGATCGCCCACGGCGACCGGGACCGGCTGGTACCCCCGTCCCAGGGGCTCGCCCTGCACGACGCACTCGTCCGCACGGGCGCGCGCAGCCGCTTCGAGCTGCTGGGCGGTGCCGGGCACGAGGACGCGGAGTTCGACAGCCCCGCCACCCTCGCCTATACGGCCGCGTGGCTGCGGGCGGTACTGAGGGCCGGCGCCTCACCGGGGCGGGACTAA
- a CDS encoding RidA family protein yields MNESRLTHIAAPDGVAPGTGYTQVVIGTGRLVAISGQVALDEAGEVVGAGDPAAQARRVFENLRRCLAAAGATFDDVVKLTFFVTDVGHLPAVRVARDEHIDTRRPPASTAVQVAALFRPELVLEVEALAVLP; encoded by the coding sequence ATGAACGAATCGAGGCTCACGCACATCGCCGCCCCCGACGGCGTTGCCCCGGGCACGGGGTACACCCAGGTGGTGATCGGGACCGGCCGCCTGGTCGCCATCTCAGGACAGGTGGCCCTGGACGAGGCCGGGGAGGTGGTGGGGGCCGGGGATCCCGCGGCGCAGGCGCGGCGGGTCTTCGAGAACCTGCGGCGCTGCCTGGCGGCGGCCGGGGCGACGTTCGACGACGTCGTCAAGCTCACCTTCTTCGTCACCGACGTCGGCCACCTGCCCGCCGTGCGCGTGGCACGGGACGAGCACATCGACACCCGGCGCCCGCCCGCGAGCACCGCGGTCCAGGTCGCCGCCCTGTTCCGGCCCGAGCTGGTGCTGGAGGTGGAGGCGCTGGCCGTCCTCCCGTAG
- a CDS encoding GPP34 family phosphoprotein: MSLATLTVPEQMLLLLLDPASGKPRARERFVNYAVTGAALAELEAAGRIVVHRGRIAPAGSGPLGDPLLDMAFGRFRSGKRPRTVRWIHRNADAIGEACALSLRERGLVGIEKRRALGLFPRHRYPLQGPDVITPLVEELRAAAEHGFPGPRHQVLAALVSALRITPRVMPGSSRGVRKTMRSLAGSVWPAHVVRRMVRAESSGDA; this comes from the coding sequence GTGTCCCTGGCCACCCTCACCGTGCCCGAGCAGATGCTGCTCCTCCTCCTGGACCCGGCCTCGGGCAAGCCGCGGGCCCGGGAGCGCTTCGTCAACTACGCGGTGACGGGCGCTGCCCTGGCCGAGTTGGAGGCGGCCGGCCGCATCGTGGTCCACCGCGGCCGGATCGCCCCCGCGGGGTCGGGGCCGCTCGGGGATCCCCTGCTCGACATGGCCTTCGGCCGGTTCCGCAGCGGGAAGCGGCCGCGGACGGTGCGCTGGATACACCGGAACGCCGACGCCATAGGAGAGGCGTGCGCGCTCAGCCTGAGGGAGCGCGGTCTCGTCGGCATCGAGAAGCGCCGCGCCCTCGGCCTCTTCCCGAGGCACCGCTACCCGCTCCAGGGCCCGGACGTGATCACCCCCCTCGTGGAGGAGCTGCGGGCCGCGGCGGAGCACGGCTTCCCGGGCCCCCGGCACCAGGTGCTGGCGGCTCTGGTCTCCGCCCTCCGCATCACCCCCCGCGTCATGCCGGGCAGTTCACGCGGCGTCCGCAAGACCATGCGCTCGCTCGCCGGCAGCGTGTGGCCCGCCCACGTGGTCCGCCGCATGGTCAGGGCGGAGAGCAGCGGGGACGCCTGA
- a CDS encoding SDR family oxidoreductase: MTSASGTGDVRGTGLAGQTVVVIGASAGIGFETARRVRSEGGQVFLVGRNPERLRQAALELDPAGTAAFDATDGDRMKRFFAELPGPVDHVMVTAGSPAYMPLADMDLASALRAFDERLAVTLGVALHGRAKVRAGGTLLFLGSTGGRRPGLGMSIMSSLTATLPALTANLALELAPIRVNLIAPGFVDTPLSASLLGDRLEARRDELRDTLPIGRVVTPADVAALALHLMSNDAITGATYDIDGGQQLVSR, encoded by the coding sequence ATGACCTCCGCGTCGGGCACGGGTGACGTCCGAGGGACCGGCCTCGCCGGCCAGACCGTCGTCGTGATCGGCGCCAGCGCGGGCATCGGGTTCGAGACCGCCCGCAGGGTGCGGTCCGAGGGCGGCCAGGTGTTCCTGGTCGGCCGCAACCCCGAACGGCTGCGGCAGGCGGCGCTCGAACTCGACCCCGCCGGCACGGCGGCGTTCGACGCGACCGACGGCGACCGTATGAAGCGGTTCTTCGCGGAGCTGCCCGGCCCGGTCGACCATGTGATGGTGACGGCCGGCAGCCCCGCCTACATGCCCCTGGCGGACATGGACCTCGCCTCCGCCCTCCGGGCCTTCGACGAGCGCCTCGCCGTGACGCTCGGGGTCGCGCTGCACGGCCGGGCCAAGGTCCGGGCGGGAGGCACGCTGCTGTTCCTCGGCAGCACCGGCGGCCGGCGCCCCGGCCTGGGCATGTCCATCATGTCGAGCCTCACCGCGACCCTGCCCGCCCTCACCGCCAACCTGGCGCTCGAACTCGCCCCGATCCGGGTGAACCTCATCGCCCCCGGGTTCGTCGACACGCCGCTCTCGGCCTCGCTCCTGGGGGACCGGCTGGAGGCCCGCCGGGATGAGCTGCGCGACACGCTGCCGATCGGACGGGTCGTCACCCCCGCCGATGTCGCCGCCCTGGCCCTGCACCTGATGTCCAACGACGCGATCACCGGCGCGACCTACGACATCGACGGTGGCCAGCAGCTCGTCTCCCGCTGA
- a CDS encoding CehA/McbA family metallohydrolase produces the protein MGTSKTSPDPDRSAGPSELTRRGFVAAAGAAVAVAGVGAGQAQAASDGGPGAQPAHPGGHGAGHQAPRGQWLAGDTHVHDDHSSDGSGPRQTSKQTLPGNLPVGDQIAQGERTGLAFMPLTDHRTYDQHWDPQWKSSKLLLVPGEEAGGSPHAVVLGNVDVIVDGGNPQGSAAYRHVQQSVWDVHAQDAVWSQAHPDDGEYTQADGVNDNASVQGMDLVEVLNVAGNPDAQLEYAENRWNAGFRFGVAAASDCHFRELWDIAGPGEPTTHVFAAERSVRSILDGFRAGRTSVAQNIQGPFVTIEADVDGDGVFEAVGGDEVVLPAHGPSKKAALRVTVVGGTGTTVEVYKAPGRSAGPVATFSPAKQTETYELPLAPSGADHTWYRAEVRSPGAASGQDADPTLPTQLRGTTAPVFLSAGGPAAPEPGIALPAADTRPDAARLVAGDEGLFTGFPDVAVADGVTHVVAELHEDGATKAVYRRVDGKGRLTRTLTLSGDSGTARFPRVAASGRNVWVVWQDELGHEQPHRPVIRLRQSTDGGESFRDARQLGGGEGRSVHPALALVDDKHPLVAWSDNSSGAFDVYAQIVGLDTDAVNISAAGKTISAGTPDDARSPRYPASLFPSIAIGDRGHAVITWQDDRFDPDPLWTGHTPPAGQPASGGTDPDNWQVMAAVRTAPSRDWSAPVQVSQVTDRADRHPDVAVDAAGGYVAVWESGALQSSGANLQLRASRSTDGGATWTPFEQVALAPEAMSQRARLSRDPGGPLRAVWYDSRSADWRWKVYTATFEAASGWSPAKQVTTRGNNTWPALDRGTLVFTSDRGARRVQRDRTHQVHLLDLR, from the coding sequence ATGGGCACATCCAAGACGTCGCCGGATCCGGACAGATCGGCGGGTCCGAGCGAGCTGACGCGCCGGGGGTTCGTGGCGGCTGCCGGCGCGGCGGTCGCGGTGGCCGGAGTCGGCGCGGGGCAGGCGCAGGCGGCGAGCGACGGCGGCCCCGGCGCGCAGCCGGCGCACCCGGGTGGTCACGGAGCCGGGCACCAGGCGCCCCGGGGCCAGTGGCTGGCGGGCGACACGCACGTCCACGACGACCACTCCTCGGACGGCAGCGGGCCCCGGCAGACGTCGAAGCAGACGCTGCCGGGCAACCTCCCCGTCGGCGACCAGATCGCCCAGGGCGAGCGGACGGGTCTGGCCTTCATGCCGCTCACCGACCACCGCACGTACGACCAGCACTGGGACCCCCAGTGGAAGTCCTCGAAGCTGCTGCTCGTCCCGGGCGAGGAGGCGGGTGGCTCGCCCCACGCCGTCGTCCTCGGCAACGTCGACGTCATCGTCGACGGCGGCAACCCGCAGGGCTCCGCCGCCTACCGGCACGTCCAGCAGTCCGTCTGGGACGTGCACGCCCAGGACGCGGTCTGGTCGCAGGCCCACCCGGACGACGGCGAGTACACGCAGGCCGACGGCGTCAACGACAACGCCAGCGTCCAGGGCATGGACCTGGTCGAGGTGCTGAACGTGGCGGGCAACCCGGACGCACAGCTCGAGTACGCCGAGAACCGCTGGAACGCAGGCTTCCGTTTCGGGGTGGCCGCGGCCAGCGACTGCCACTTCCGCGAGCTCTGGGACATCGCGGGTCCGGGCGAGCCCACCACGCACGTCTTCGCCGCGGAACGCTCCGTGCGCAGCATCCTCGACGGGTTCCGGGCCGGCCGCACCTCGGTCGCGCAGAACATCCAGGGACCGTTCGTCACCATCGAGGCGGACGTGGACGGCGACGGGGTGTTCGAGGCGGTCGGCGGCGACGAGGTCGTGCTGCCCGCGCACGGACCGTCGAAGAAGGCCGCGCTGCGCGTCACGGTGGTGGGCGGCACCGGCACGACCGTCGAGGTGTACAAGGCGCCCGGCAGGTCGGCGGGGCCCGTCGCCACCTTCAGCCCGGCGAAGCAGACCGAGACGTACGAGCTGCCGCTCGCGCCGAGCGGCGCGGACCACACCTGGTACCGGGCCGAGGTACGCTCCCCCGGCGCCGCCTCCGGCCAGGACGCGGACCCGACCCTGCCCACCCAGCTGCGCGGCACCACCGCACCGGTCTTCCTCTCCGCCGGCGGGCCCGCCGCCCCCGAGCCCGGGATCGCCCTGCCGGCCGCCGACACCCGTCCCGACGCGGCGCGGCTCGTGGCCGGCGACGAGGGGCTGTTCACGGGCTTCCCGGACGTCGCCGTGGCCGACGGCGTCACGCATGTCGTCGCGGAGCTCCACGAGGACGGCGCGACGAAGGCCGTCTACCGGCGGGTCGACGGCAAGGGCCGGCTCACCCGCACCCTCACCCTGTCCGGCGACTCCGGCACCGCCCGCTTCCCCCGCGTCGCGGCCTCCGGCCGGAACGTCTGGGTGGTCTGGCAGGACGAGCTGGGCCACGAGCAGCCGCACCGCCCGGTGATCCGGCTGCGGCAGAGCACCGACGGCGGCGAGTCATTCCGGGACGCCCGGCAACTCGGCGGCGGCGAGGGCCGGTCGGTCCACCCGGCGCTGGCGCTCGTCGACGACAAGCACCCGCTCGTGGCGTGGTCGGACAACAGCTCCGGCGCGTTCGACGTGTACGCGCAGATCGTCGGCCTCGACACGGACGCGGTGAACATCTCCGCGGCGGGCAAGACGATCAGCGCCGGCACCCCGGACGACGCCCGGTCACCGCGCTACCCCGCCTCCCTCTTCCCGTCGATCGCGATCGGCGACCGCGGGCACGCCGTGATCACCTGGCAGGACGACCGCTTCGACCCGGACCCGCTGTGGACGGGCCACACCCCGCCCGCGGGCCAGCCGGCGAGCGGCGGCACGGACCCGGACAACTGGCAGGTCATGGCGGCGGTGCGCACCGCGCCGAGCCGCGACTGGAGCGCCCCGGTACAGGTCAGCCAGGTCACCGACCGGGCCGACCGGCACCCTGACGTGGCCGTCGACGCCGCGGGCGGCTACGTCGCCGTCTGGGAGAGCGGCGCGCTGCAGAGCTCGGGGGCCAACCTCCAGCTGCGCGCGAGCCGCTCCACCGACGGCGGTGCGACCTGGACGCCGTTCGAGCAGGTCGCCCTGGCCCCCGAGGCGATGAGCCAGCGGGCCAGGCTGAGCCGCGACCCCGGCGGTCCGCTGCGGGCGGTCTGGTACGACTCCCGCTCGGCCGACTGGCGGTGGAAGGTGTACACCGCGACGTTCGAGGCCGCGTCGGGCTGGTCCCCGGCGAAGCAGGTGACGACCCGGGGCAACAACACCTGGCCCGCGCTGGACCGCGGGACCCTGGTCTTCACCAGCGACCGCGGCGCACGGCGCGTCCAGCGCGACCGCACGCACCAGGTGCACCTGCTCGACCTGCGCTGA
- a CDS encoding TetR/AcrR family transcriptional regulator translates to MARAPEATDEAAESPAPRPGGRPRDAALDEAIILATRERLVRDGYSRMTIGDIAADAKVSRPTLYRRWSTKLDLVVDALDYGFRKQRDMYSLDLSRMEPREALVEAVRRLDPAYFNPNAMVLMGNFAGEADRTPELLDILRRHAVEPRVALVENVLSQLHEHGGVRDGIDGHTVATMCFGSYFAAFYRGESKEEIPEAVVSVLWPALARQTGGSGRRGSGPAGRGG, encoded by the coding sequence ATGGCCCGAGCACCCGAAGCGACGGACGAGGCCGCGGAATCCCCCGCCCCGCGCCCCGGCGGACGGCCACGTGACGCCGCGCTCGACGAGGCGATCATCCTCGCCACCCGCGAGCGGCTGGTCCGGGACGGCTACTCCCGCATGACCATCGGGGACATCGCGGCCGACGCGAAGGTCAGCCGCCCGACGCTCTACCGGCGCTGGAGCACCAAGCTCGACCTGGTCGTCGACGCGCTGGACTACGGCTTCCGCAAGCAGCGCGACATGTACAGCCTCGACCTGAGCCGCATGGAGCCACGGGAAGCCCTGGTCGAGGCCGTCCGCCGGCTGGACCCCGCCTACTTCAACCCGAACGCCATGGTGCTGATGGGCAACTTCGCCGGCGAGGCCGACCGCACCCCGGAGCTCCTCGACATCCTCCGCAGGCACGCGGTCGAACCACGTGTGGCCCTCGTCGAGAACGTGCTGTCGCAGCTCCACGAGCACGGCGGCGTACGGGACGGGATCGACGGGCACACCGTCGCCACGATGTGCTTCGGCAGCTACTTCGCCGCCTTCTACCGCGGCGAGAGCAAGGAGGAGATACCCGAGGCCGTCGTCTCCGTGCTGTGGCCGGCGCTCGCGCGGCAGACGGGTGGCAGCGGACGGCGAGGCAGCGGCCCGGCCGGGCGCGGCGGCTGA
- a CDS encoding DUF2255 family protein translates to MRDGNWDAEDLADFRGSDEIMVRVRRPEGDLDEARPIWVVENEGKVFVRGYRGPDSAWYRRARTSGEGEVRTNGQWRPVQFTPATPDRQAIDEAYRTKYANSSYVSAILEDGPAAATLRVDAAEPGPEAA, encoded by the coding sequence ATGCGAGACGGGAACTGGGACGCCGAGGACCTGGCGGACTTCCGCGGCAGCGACGAGATCATGGTCCGGGTCCGGCGGCCCGAGGGCGACCTCGACGAGGCCCGCCCGATCTGGGTCGTGGAGAACGAGGGCAAGGTCTTCGTGCGCGGCTACCGGGGCCCGGACAGCGCCTGGTACCGCAGGGCCCGCACCAGCGGGGAGGGGGAGGTGCGCACGAACGGGCAGTGGCGGCCCGTGCAGTTCACCCCGGCCACGCCCGACCGCCAGGCCATCGACGAGGCCTACCGCACCAAGTACGCGAACTCCAGCTACGTGAGCGCCATCCTGGAGGACGGCCCGGCCGCCGCCACCCTGCGCGTCGACGCCGCGGAGCCGGGGCCGGAGGCCGCGTAG
- a CDS encoding DsbA family protein has protein sequence MPLVSAAATGSPSRIVTAQHWFDFLCPFCYLAQDRNRILAERGVHVVGRGLQIHPEIGPGGSPAGPRSGPTYEYLAHEAEAAGLPLRWTDRMPYSRPALSAFEWLRTTDPEAAERFATAVFAAYFADGQDIEPVDRLAALARGAGADADGLRAALASGAAEAALAGSEDLAGEYGVAGTPAWVAGGQRAFGLRPREWFEDWAGTLTRRVVVET, from the coding sequence ATGCCCCTCGTGTCCGCGGCCGCCACCGGCTCGCCCTCACGCATCGTGACCGCCCAGCACTGGTTCGACTTCCTCTGCCCCTTCTGCTACCTCGCCCAGGACCGCAACCGGATCCTCGCCGAGCGCGGCGTCCACGTGGTCGGGCGCGGTCTTCAGATCCACCCCGAGATCGGGCCCGGCGGCTCGCCCGCGGGACCGCGCTCTGGGCCGACCTACGAGTACCTCGCCCACGAGGCGGAGGCCGCCGGGCTCCCGCTGCGGTGGACGGACCGCATGCCCTACTCGCGCCCGGCACTGTCCGCCTTCGAGTGGCTGCGCACCACCGACCCAGAGGCCGCCGAGCGGTTCGCGACGGCGGTGTTCGCGGCCTACTTCGCCGACGGCCAGGACATCGAGCCCGTCGACCGCCTCGCCGCGCTGGCCCGCGGGGCGGGCGCAGACGCGGACGGCCTGCGCGCCGCCCTGGCCTCGGGTGCGGCGGAGGCCGCGCTGGCCGGGTCGGAGGACCTTGCCGGCGAGTACGGCGTCGCCGGCACGCCCGCCTGGGTCGCCGGCGGGCAGCGGGCCTTCGGGCTGCGCCCGCGGGAGTGGTTCGAGGACTGGGCCGGCACGCTCACCCGCCGGGTGGTCGTCGAGACGTGA
- a CDS encoding cupin domain-containing protein, producing MADTKSIEVSVVQPGEGDTVDLPGFGAVFKLSGRNNRGEVSIVEHPFQVGLITAAHRHTREDEHSLVLEGEIGFRSDDSEVVLGPGGYITKPRGQMHAMWNAGSAPGRIVEIITPGGFETYFRELGELLVAHEGSEGTRSLHESAEFTELADKYGITYGSPEWMDDVVQRYGLQPPSH from the coding sequence GTGGCCGACACGAAGAGCATCGAGGTCTCGGTGGTGCAGCCGGGAGAGGGCGATACCGTGGACCTGCCGGGGTTCGGAGCCGTGTTCAAGCTGTCCGGCCGGAACAACCGGGGCGAGGTGTCGATCGTCGAGCATCCCTTCCAGGTCGGTCTGATCACCGCGGCACACCGGCATACCCGCGAGGACGAGCACTCGCTCGTGCTGGAGGGCGAGATCGGCTTCCGTTCCGACGACAGCGAAGTGGTGCTCGGGCCCGGCGGCTACATCACCAAGCCGCGGGGCCAGATGCACGCCATGTGGAACGCCGGCAGCGCTCCGGGCCGCATCGTCGAGATCATCACCCCGGGCGGATTCGAGACCTACTTCCGGGAGTTGGGTGAGCTGCTCGTCGCGCACGAGGGCAGCGAGGGCACCCGGAGTCTGCACGAGTCGGCCGAGTTCACGGAACTCGCCGACAAGTACGGGATCACCTACGGATCGCCGGAGTGGATGGACGACGTGGTGCAGAGGTACGGGCTCCAGCCGCCCTCGCACTGA